In uncultured Desulfuromonas sp., the genomic stretch CTGACGATGATTTGAGGGAGCAGGTTAGAGATGGGCTTCTGGAAGAATTTAAGATAGCGCTTTCATCTGGTGGACTAGATGAAAGCGAGACATATCTTTTGCATTGTCTTGTCGGCTTACAGACAGTCAGGGAATTAGTTTCAAATCTCCACTATATAGATCGCCTTGTGAGGCGACAATATCGACAGGAGCAATTCCTCTACCTAGTTATGCTCACAGAAGAAATCGAGGCAGTCATATGCCTTTTGGATGAGAGCGCAATCATCCATATTTTAGATTCATTTCAAAAAACATCATCTTTTCACAGAGGCCTTCAGTTAATTGGAAAACTTCAAAAAGAGGGAAGCATACCGCAACAGACTCTGGATGTCTTTCGATTCAAGTTCCTCGTGCAGCTTTATAACTATGATGAAGCATTGACAGTTGCTTCGTCAATGCCTGACGGAGATTGGAAGCGACTATATACGGTTAATGCCTTGCAAGCTCTATCCAGAGATATGGAAGCAAAAGAGATTGTTTCGCAAATCTCGATATCCGGCAAAATATCAGAAGCAGATGCTGCATTGCTTCGTAATACGATCAGCTTGTTTGAACCTGCTCAGGCTCTCATTAATTTAGAGCGCTCCAAACAATATTTTCAGCAGATGGGAAGTGAGTTTCGGATTGCATCAGTGGAGAATAATCAGGGACTTATACATCTTTGGTTGGAGCAATGGGGAGATGCTAGCAAGCTCTTCAATTCGTCACTTAAAAAGTTTCGTGACATTGGTTCAGGGGAAAGCTATCAGGCCCTTATTAATCTGGGAGTGTTATCCGCACTCCAACATCGCTACTCGCAAGCAATATGTTTTTTTGAGGAGGCTTTCGAACTAGTGCCTACTGAGTTGCTACTAGACCGTGTCAAAATATTAATGAATCTGTCAATAGTCACTTATTGTAATAATCAGATCTCTAAAAAAGAGGTCATCACGGCGCTTAATGATCAATTGGCTAAAATAAGAGGGGTGCAAATGCCTTACCTTAGAGCTGCACTAGAGGCAAATCTTCAATTCGCACAGTCTTTTGACATGGGGAGCTCCGCCCCAGGCTCTCGACAAGATTCCTTGTCAGAAACGACAAAGCTGCAGTTTTATTTGCGTACTTGCGCCTCAAACTCAACTGGAAATTGGACTTTGATGGCTTCTATTCACTGGCGCTACTGATTAAGGGAGCATGGTAGCGGTTCAGTAATCTGGAAATGATTTTTTTAACAGTAGGAACACCCGAACCTTTTCTGAGAGTGATACAGAGGGCTTTAGTCAAATCCAATATGTCATTATCAGTATAGCCCAGTACTGTAGGTACTACTGTTCCAATTCTAATCCCGAGGCTTCCCAAGGATCCCTACGATCATCTGGAGTTTGATTCCGATTAACTAATATTCGCTCTTTTTCGCACCGCGCCTCTGCCTCCTTTCCTGAAATTTTTTCTTTTGTCAGATCTATCAAAATTAAATGTGTATCGGTCCCGCCGTAGGCCAACTTGAAATCAAAGCCTGAAAGAGCTTCGGACATAATTTTTGCTGTATGTACAAGCCGGTTAGCATAACTATAGATTTCAGCATTTTGCCAAGAACTAAAACAACAAGTTTTAGCAAGTATTTTTGTTGGATCTGGAGAAGTTTGCACTTTAGGGAATAATGCTGAGGTAACTTTTGCTGCAAGTTCTTTTCGGAATAGAAGAACTCCACCTTTTGGACCTCTAAGAGATTTACTGGTATCAACTGTAACCGTATCAGCATAGGGGAATGCATTCGGATGAACACCTGCGGATATCAAAGGAGCAGTATGGGCAATGTCTGCATGAACAAAAGCATTAACTGAGTCAGCAATTTTTCTTAATTGTTGATAGTCAATAAAACGAGGAAAGCTTGTAGATCCAGCAATAAGCATACGTGGCTTCAAACTTTTTGTTTTTTCGGCAAGTTCTTCATAATTTATACCAGAAGACGTCATAGGAATCGGCATGTAGCTACACTCGCTTGGCAAGCCCAATTTATGAGAGATATGCCCCCCTTCTCGTACACCTAGGGCTAGACACAAATCTCCAGGCCGTAGCAAACCAATAAGGGTGGCCTGATTACACTGTGTCGCTGAGTGCGGTTGAACGTTGACAGCATATCCATCACAAGTGATTCCAAAATAAGAAAGAACAAGTTCCTCACAGAAGCTTTCAGCGTCGTCGACAGGTTGGGTTCCGGGGAAAATCCTATTACCCAACAGACCTTCAACCCTACAAGCTGTTGCTGGGCATGCTTGCACGGCACAGACCTCAGGAAAGGGTAAAGCTGCACTGCCAATCAGATTCACATATCCCGAGATATGCCCTGATAGCGAATCTATGATTGCGTTTATACGATCAAAGCGATTATCAGAAAATTTTTTTAAGATATACATAAAGGGATGAAACTCATAAAGGGGGGGAAGATTACGTGTATCAATCTGATAATTCCTAGTTATCACCTCCTCCCTCTCAACATAAATTCAAATCTCCATAAACCCCGAAGCACAAACCACCTCCTGCAGTTTCTTATCTGTAACATGTGTATAGATTTGGGTTGTAGAAATGCACTGATGCCCCAGTAACCGTTGAACATAACGAATATCAACCCCGGATTCGAGCAAATAGGTTGCTGCGGAGTGGCGAAACATATGCGGTGTAATGTGTGTTGTTATTCCAGCTTCACGCCGATTTTTGTGGATGAGCTTACGGATGAATTCCGTTTTTACAGAGTTGCCACGGCTGTTGATAATCAAATGATCATCGGCTGGTGCTTTCAGCATTCTGGTCTCTAGGTAGATCTCTAATAGGTTGAAAATTTTATCATTCGGAAGGAAAACCCGGCGTTGCCTATCTCCTTTTCCGTAGAGGTTGATCAATCTTTCATCAAAGTTGATGTCGGCGATTTTGATACTGACCAGCTCTCCGATTCGCATGCCGGTGCAAAAGAGTAGCTCCAAGGAAATAAATAAAGTCAGTTGGTTGAAAATGGCCGGATTGGCAAATGCATTTATCTCAAAATCTTGCACGGAAGATGACAAATCAAAAGGAAGCCGCCTTTCAATATGATCAAGCAGGGTTCTTATTACTGGCCGGCTCAAGGTGCGCGGAAGGCGCGCGGGGAGTTTTATACGGGTTTTGAAGCGATGGAATGGATTAGACTCGACTAGCTCCTCTTCTTCAAGCCAATGGAATAAGGCTTTAAGGCAAGCTATTCGTCTTTTGATGGTGGTTGCTTTGAGTTTTCGTTTTTCGTAAAGGTAGGCAAGATAATCACGCAAAGAGTGCTTGTCACATTTTTCAATTTCATTTTGCCCGCCGATAAAATTTTGAAATTCCGCAAGGTCAATCCGATAGGCTCGAACGGTGTGAGGTGAAAGGTGTTTGACGAATTGGCAATAGTCCAAAAAAGTCGTGCAAGCCGTCTCAATACGCATCATCAATCTCCTGCTTTAAAAAGGGAAAAAGCTGACAGTGTATTGATTTTAAGCAGATACACCACTTTGAATTATCTAATCCAATTTAGAGTTTAAGCCTTCTAAACAGATTGTCGTGCGTAAGGGTATCCTTTCATTGATGTGGAGCCAAAAGACGTGATCAACCTTTCAATAGTCGATAGTTCAAAAGCCCATATTTCAGGTCACAAGACCGATGCTCTGGTCGCAAGAATATCGCGCAGAGCTAAATAGCTCTTTATAAAAAACTCGGCCGCAAACGACCGAGTTTTTTATCACATCTCTCATTCAGACACTTACGCGCCTTTATCCACCATAACCTCACTGACTCAGGTTGAAGTAAAATGGCCAAGCCCTAGGACGGGCTTTCAAGTCCTTGATTTTAGCAAGACGAAAATCACATTTTCGCCTTGCGTCGTTGAAAAGACCCATCCAGGTCCTTGAATAGCCTGCCAGTCAATTAGCCCACAGCGCTCTGTCGCGACGACAGAGCGCTGTGCGTGTCAATCAGTAACGATAATTCAAACCGGCGTAGACGAGTCTTCCTTTAACATTGTAGGGCTCGTCGTCCAGATCTTCGTCGCTGATATTGTCGACCCCCAGACGTACTGTAAGGTGGTCATAAAAGACCTTTGAAAACTGCAGATTATACAGGGTAAACGGATCTTGCTCCTCCCCTGCGGCGTCTTCCTGCCTGCCGGTGTAATCCGCACTGAGGGTCAAGTTGACGCCCCACGGGAGCTGCGAATTCCACCTGGCATTGACCGCATGCCGGGGACGGTAGGACAGGTCCTCTCCTGTGTCATCGTCTTCGGTCTCCGAGTAGTGATAGCCCAGGCGGATATTGTGGTTTTGGCCGATATTCTGAGAAATTTCGCACTCGAAGCCCTGCATTTCGGCACTGTCCACGTTTGAATAGACATTGTCCATCCCCGTTCTGACATAACTGATCAGATCGGTCACCTCGGTATAGTAAAACGCGCTTTTGAAAACGGTACTCTCGCCATGATACTCGTAACCGATTTCATAGCTCTTGGAGGTTTCCGGCTGCAAGTCGTCGTTACCCTGGAAGGTGTAGCGCCCCATATGCACAATGTAGGAGGAAGAACCCTGGGTCAGAGTGGGTGCCATGAACCCTTCGCCATAACCAACCTTTATTCTATGCGCGCCGATTTTGTACAGAGCATTCAACTTGGGAGACCACTCGCCATCAAACTTTTCGTTGTAGTCGTAGCGTAAGCCCATGGTGAATAGCAGATGATCGCCCACCAGAATTTCGTCCTGGAGAAATGCTGAGGTGGTCGCGACATCATCGTCAAAATCTTTGGAGGAACTTGCTGACAGATCGTATTCCTTTTCGTATTCCTGCAGTTTGTACTCCGCACCGGTAACGAGATAATGGTTGTTGAAAGAAGAAACGGTCACTTCCGCGCGCGCCACCGAATCGGTCATGGTGTGAGTGTAGCTGTCTGACGAATTGTAGTGAGAATCGGAATCAACAATATAGCCGTCCAGGTCCAGCGTCACGGTTTCAAACTGTTTGCGATAGCCCAGTGAATAGTTCCAGCGCTCAATATCATAGTAAAGCTCATCGTGAACCTGGTAGCGGTCCTCTTCGCCTTGGGAATACGATCCCTCAATGTACTGGCTGTCATCCAGGTCAAACCTGACCTTCAGCATACCGCTGGTAAGTTCTTTTCCCTCAATTTTTGTCACGTCGGCATCATGGTCGTCCTCAGTCGCGTCGAGATCAACATGTTCGGCACTGACGACCAGGGATAATCGTTCGCTGACTTGACCACCAATATTGACGCCGACATTTTTCGTATCGCCGCCTTCGTCACTGCTCGCACCGTATTTGAGATCCAAATCGGCGTAAAATTTACCTTCGGGCTTCTTGGTAATAATATTGACCACCCCACCGATGGCCTGTGAACCGTAAATTGAACTCATCGGTCCCTTGATCACTTCAATGCGCTCGATCGCATTCATCGGCACCCAGTTGTATTGAAAATCTGAATGGCCGATCTGGGCATCCGAACCGGAGACTTTTTTGCCGTCCACCAAAATAAGGACATGACTACTTGACGAGCCACGGATGCTGATCGTCTGACGTCCGGATATCGAGCTTGAGTTGACCCCCAGATTAATGCCGGGAACCTGGACCAAGACGTCTTCTATCGACTCCGCGTTGGAACGGGCAATCTCTTCCGCACTGATGACACTGACCGCGACACCCAGATCTTCAATCCCCTGGATGGACTTCGCTGTGACCACCATATCCTGCTCTGAAACGGTTGCTCCCATGTTTTTTTGCGAACTGTCCGCAAACAGCAGCGCCGGTGAGATTATTCCCACCGACAACAGCAGTACAGTCATGACCAAAGACGTCCTCATCATTTTTCCTCCTTAAATTGAATATGCATTTTTTTCATCCTGCCTTCCCACACGTATCTAAACGTAAAAAGAGAGCCAATGGCATTCAGCACAATACTGTCGCCGCTCCCCTCATTTGAAGGTCCGAAAGTCCAGCAGGCTGTTGAAAAACAGTCTATGGAGCTCACGAACGGTCGACCAAAAACAAGAACAGGTTTTTAAGTGATCGATCTTGTCAGCAAGGCGGAAATCGAATTTTCGGCTTGCGCCGTTGGAAAAGCCCCGGATGGGACTTTTCAACAACCTGCTGGACTTTTTCCAATCGTCCCGGCAATGACGACGCCCACGGCATGGTGTATTTGAAGAGCTGATTCGCTCGGCAGTCTCAACAACGAGCGAAAGGCTAATGAAATTATTTCCATCAGTCTGTGACCACGGTCACTAAATGATAATGTTTTTCAATTTCAAATGGTCAACATCTTGGTATGACTCAAATTACACAAAGAAACTGGGGGGAACGTTCCAGAAAATGAGAATAAACAACTTCTTTAATTCATAAAAATGTGACCAACATCACTACTTTAGAAAAATAAGGCTGCTAGCATCACTCGCCTGGAACTTATTTTTCATCGCTGTGCAAAAGGATACTTCATGACGAAATACATCACCCTACCCCCTTAGCAAAAAAGAGGGTCGAGCTTAAAAATTCAATAAGAAAACCAGCCATTCATATGCAAATGGTCAAGATAAAGAAATCATTTGTTAGTTGTTGGCAATAAATCTTTCCATTATTTAATTAGTGACTCCGGCTTGATTTATTTTATGCCCCGGTCAGACAAAACACCGAAAGGCCCTTGATTAAGATGAACTTTTACCTTCCGGAAAAACGAAGCGAACTGATCAGCCGCCTTACAGGTCGTGTGCCGCATGGAGTGATGGGGGACATGTCCGGCAATGACAACGAAATCGACGTCAAAACGGCCAGAGAGCTCTGGAACAACATTGAAATGGTCTCGGAGCGCCGCACAATCTACCTGCACATCCCCTTTTGCGTGAAGCGCTGCAAATTCTGTGGTTTTTACAAAAACCGCACCACGACTCACGACCTCAGTCAGTACACCGACTACCTGCTGCGCGAGCTGGAGATGGTGGCGGACAAACCCGTCGCTTCAGGAACCTTTAACACGGTCTATTTTGGCGGCGGCACCCCCACTGACTTATCCGCGGGGGATCTGGAACGATTAATCCGCGCCATACACGACAAAATAAAATTAGCGGATGACGTGGAGTTCACCGTTGAAGGACGCTTGTTCGGTTTCGATGACGACAAGGTGCGTGCCTGTCTCGACGCCGGAGCCACCCGGTTTTCATTCGGCGTACAGACGTTTCATACGGAACGCCGCCAGGCTTTAGGGCGCATCCAGTCACGTAAAAAGCTGCTTGAACGGCTTGAGCGCATCAAACGAATCGGCGGCGACCGGGCCTGCACGGTGATTGATCTAATCTACGGCCTGCCCGGACAATCGCTGGAGGAATGGCTCGACGACATTCGCACAGCGCATGAGGAGACCCTGCTTGATGGTATTGATCTTTATCTGCTCAAGATGCTGCCCGGAGCGCCCCTGACCACGACGTTCGGTGACGTCCCCTGGAGCGACGAGGAACTGATGGAGCGCCAAGCTAAAGCGGGAGAATATCTGCTGGCGCAGGATTGGCGACGGCTTTCCATTACCCACTGGAGTCGCGGCACGCTAGAGCGTAACCGCTACAACCACCAGACCAAGACCGGCGGCGAGATGCTGCCGCTCGGCTGCGGCGCGGGTGGCTCGGCGGGCGGTTATTCGTTCATGCAGATGATGCCGCTCGACGAATACAAAGCGCAGATCGATGCCGGGCACAAACCCATCGGCATGGTGCGGAAGGTTCAGCCGCGCCCACTCAACAGTAAGGTTACAGACCAGATGGAACGCGGTTTCTTCAACCCGACGGACTTCGCGATCCGTTGCGAAAGATTGGCGGACAACTGGCGGGATGCGGGGGTCTGGACACGCGTTGAAGAGGGCGCATTGCGCCTGACCAAAATCGGTCAGTTCTACCAGCCGCGCTTGAACAACATGCTCGCCGCCTATCTGTCCAAAGGTGGCGACGACGGTCCCTTCGGGGCAGCTAAGGAGCAAGGAAAATGATGAGGACTCGACTGACGGGAAGCCTGTTCGACTGGGAAAATATCGATCTGATCACGGTCGGCACTTTTGCGGCTTTGATCCGGGTCTCCACCTATTTGATCACCATCTGCGGCGGCGGCATGAATCCGATCGCCTTTATTCTGAAAAACATCATGATCACCGGCTTGTTGGTGGTGCTGTGCCACAAGGTGTCCCGCCCCGGCGTGTTGACCCTCTATATGCTGGTCAACTATCTGTTTTCCCTGGCCCTGACCGGGAATATGCCAATCTCGGTGCCAACCCTGATCATCTGTGCGCTTCTCGCTGATCTCATCATCTGCTACGGCTCCAGAGTGCATCGCAACAGCGCCATCCTCGCAGGAGTTTTGTTTTACAAGCTGAGCAGCGTGAGCGTTGGTTTTGCCTGGCAGTTTCTGGTTGTTCGCGAGGACCCGCGCCTGATGCTCATGCCTCTGGCCATCGTTATGATTGGTTCCATCGGCTATATTCTGGGACTTCCTGTCGGCATGAAATTACTTAAGGAGCTGCGCCATGCAGGGATTGTTCGGAACTAGATTTCACACCTCGGAAAACGCTCTAGCACTGCGCCTGAACGGCTGGACCAAACTCTCCATCTGCATTCTCGTCTCGGTGGTAACCCTGTTCATTAACCACAATCCGGCCATGCTGGTCTTGCTGAGCGGCACGACCCTGCTGGCTGTCACCCAGCTGCGCCCGAAGGTGATCCTGATCCTCTATCTGATCATTGCCCTGATGGTGCTGCTGTCCATCGGCTCCGCTTTCCTGCTCTCGCTGGCCTTCGCTAAATACAGTCCAATGCTGGAGAACTACAGCCTCGACACCATGGTCACCCCGTTTTTGCGTTTGATCACGGTGCTGCAGCTTGTCGTCGTCACCGCGCTTTCCACCAGCCCACGGGAGCTTCTGATCAACCTCAAAAGTGCTCGGTTGCCGCGTTTTCTCTACCTGCCGGTGCTGGTCATGCTGCGCTTCGTGCCGACCTTTATCAACGATCTGCGCCAGATCAACGAAAGCCTCAAGACCCGCAACATCCGCATCACCTTCATTTCGATTGTCACCCATCCGCTCCTGACCCTGCGCTGCAGCGTGATTCCATTGATTTTCCGCGCCCTGCGGGCATCGGACGAACTGGCCATCGCCTCCGAAATCAAGGGCGTCGGTCACTACCGAAAAACCACTTCCTGCAAGAGCTACAGCTTTAAAGCGGCCGACGGAAAAATGCTGGTGACAGCCCTGCTCCTGCTGGGAACGGCGCTCAGCATGCAACTGGCCGCGCCGAAAAAACCGTCCATGCATGGCAGTTATTTCTCAGCATCACGGTCTGATTCCGCCGAAGTCAGCGCGACGCCGGAGCATACGGCGGCAGCTGCCGTCACCGGGACGGGAAAGGCGGTGGAAAAGTGATTTCCTATTGTCAGCTCAGCTACGCCTACCCGCATCAGAGCAACGATGTGCTGAAAAGCATCAACTGCAGAGTCAAAAAAGGCCAAGCGCTGCTGGTAACCGGCCCGAGCGGGTGTGGCAAGTCGACCTTCATGCGCGCGGCCAACGGCCTGGTGCCGCACTTTTACCAAGGTGACCTGCGTGGCGAGATCTCAGTCAACGGTGTTGACGTGCGCACAAAAACAATCCCCGCTCTGGCCGCGGATGTCGGCTCCCTGTTCCAAGACCCAGAGCAGCAGTTTTTCACCCTCGACGTGGAGAGCGAAATCGCCTTCAGCCACGAACAGCGCGGCGTAGAACCGGAAAAAATCCGCGCCACCGTGCGTGAAATCGCCGCAAGGCTGAAGATTGAACATGTCCTCGACTCCTCGATCTTTTCTCTGTCGGAAGGAGAAAAGCAGAAAACCGCCCTGGCGGCCACGCTCTCTCTGTACCCGGATGCCGTGCTGCTCGACGAACCAACCGCCAACCTCGACCACGATTCGACCCTGAGGCTCGCCACTTTCGTCAAGGAACTGAAAGCGGCCGGCATGGCGATCATTGTTGTGGACCATCGCCTCTACTGGCTCGAGGGCATCATTGACGAGGTTCTGATCATGCAGGAGGGCAGCGTGGCCAAACGCGGCCCCTTTGCCATGCTCTACAATCGGGAATTGCGTGAACGCTACGGGCTGCGCCATCCGGACATCGGCCACCTTGAAAGCACCATTGATGAACTGCCGGGTACCGAGGCATGGACGGACAAGGCAATCCGCGTTAACGGACTGACGTTCGCCTACCGCGGCAAGCCGCCCTTGTTTGTCGAGCGCGATTTTTGTTTTCCCCTTGCCAAGGTAACCGCGGTGGTCGGCTCCAACGGACGCGGCAAGACCACCCTTGCCCGTGTTTTGACCGGCCTGAACAAACTCCAGGCCG encodes the following:
- a CDS encoding tetratricopeptide repeat protein; this encodes MQNATALNLPFLIRNKEIEKAIEHIKIETDINGPKLLVVSGDSGTGKSFLVKEILFRLGRYSYKEPIILYLDVAQDSYVSSQIFTLILQLCMVPSEPSREFPVKVSEKQRLDVFQRTHLRQNIVGRGLLRAVSGALGNILGLGDAVEGALSETSLPERSVKEDLRAYLRWAAKRWPVILAVDNYQFLNFDMRANLEAILADIEENIRFIVVNRTLGGVSELIPPVRIYSSKSLSIQLDIFSREETDLLVSTALRGSGSYSAEISKDIYAKTNGLAKDIQYCIGKYLLQLKSGDGKEGIMGLLGTIDRLPLMYRQLLLIASLLDGGIKVKHAENAIQRIHSSTVHLPFSEAVDELVAIEYLKINTASKDRIRPGHERIVQAMREIADDDLREQVRDGLLEEFKIALSSGGLDESETYLLHCLVGLQTVRELVSNLHYIDRLVRRQYRQEQFLYLVMLTEEIEAVICLLDESAIIHILDSFQKTSSFHRGLQLIGKLQKEGSIPQQTLDVFRFKFLVQLYNYDEALTVASSMPDGDWKRLYTVNALQALSRDMEAKEIVSQISISGKISEADAALLRNTISLFEPAQALINLERSKQYFQQMGSEFRIASVENNQGLIHLWLEQWGDASKLFNSSLKKFRDIGSGESYQALINLGVLSALQHRYSQAICFFEEAFELVPTELLLDRVKILMNLSIVTYCNNQISKKEVITALNDQLAKIRGVQMPYLRAALEANLQFAQSFDMGSSAPGSRQDSLSETTKLQFYLRTCASNSTGNWTLMASIHWRY
- a CDS encoding tyrosine-type recombinase/integrase, with the translated sequence MRIETACTTFLDYCQFVKHLSPHTVRAYRIDLAEFQNFIGGQNEIEKCDKHSLRDYLAYLYEKRKLKATTIKRRIACLKALFHWLEEEELVESNPFHRFKTRIKLPARLPRTLSRPVIRTLLDHIERRLPFDLSSSVQDFEINAFANPAIFNQLTLFISLELLFCTGMRIGELVSIKIADINFDERLINLYGKGDRQRRVFLPNDKIFNLLEIYLETRMLKAPADDHLIINSRGNSVKTEFIRKLIHKNRREAGITTHITPHMFRHSAATYLLESGVDIRYVQRLLGHQCISTTQIYTHVTDKKLQEVVCASGFMEI
- a CDS encoding TonB-dependent receptor, giving the protein MMRTSLVMTVLLLSVGIISPALLFADSSQKNMGATVSEQDMVVTAKSIQGIEDLGVAVSVISAEEIARSNAESIEDVLVQVPGINLGVNSSSISGRQTISIRGSSSSHVLILVDGKKVSGSDAQIGHSDFQYNWVPMNAIERIEVIKGPMSSIYGSQAIGGVVNIITKKPEGKFYADLDLKYGASSDEGGDTKNVGVNIGGQVSERLSLVVSAEHVDLDATEDDHDADVTKIEGKELTSGMLKVRFDLDDSQYIEGSYSQGEEDRYQVHDELYYDIERWNYSLGYRKQFETVTLDLDGYIVDSDSHYNSSDSYTHTMTDSVARAEVTVSSFNNHYLVTGAEYKLQEYEKEYDLSASSSKDFDDDVATTSAFLQDEILVGDHLLFTMGLRYDYNEKFDGEWSPKLNALYKIGAHRIKVGYGEGFMAPTLTQGSSSYIVHMGRYTFQGNDDLQPETSKSYEIGYEYHGESTVFKSAFYYTEVTDLISYVRTGMDNVYSNVDSAEMQGFECEISQNIGQNHNIRLGYHYSETEDDDTGEDLSYRPRHAVNARWNSQLPWGVNLTLSADYTGRQEDAAGEEQDPFTLYNLQFSKVFYDHLTVRLGVDNISDEDLDDEPYNVKGRLVYAGLNYRY
- a CDS encoding radical SAM protein encodes the protein MNFYLPEKRSELISRLTGRVPHGVMGDMSGNDNEIDVKTARELWNNIEMVSERRTIYLHIPFCVKRCKFCGFYKNRTTTHDLSQYTDYLLRELEMVADKPVASGTFNTVYFGGGTPTDLSAGDLERLIRAIHDKIKLADDVEFTVEGRLFGFDDDKVRACLDAGATRFSFGVQTFHTERRQALGRIQSRKKLLERLERIKRIGGDRACTVIDLIYGLPGQSLEEWLDDIRTAHEETLLDGIDLYLLKMLPGAPLTTTFGDVPWSDEELMERQAKAGEYLLAQDWRRLSITHWSRGTLERNRYNHQTKTGGEMLPLGCGAGGSAGGYSFMQMMPLDEYKAQIDAGHKPIGMVRKVQPRPLNSKVTDQMERGFFNPTDFAIRCERLADNWRDAGVWTRVEEGALRLTKIGQFYQPRLNNMLAAYLSKGGDDGPFGAAKEQGK
- a CDS encoding MptD family putative ECF transporter S component, which gives rise to MMRTRLTGSLFDWENIDLITVGTFAALIRVSTYLITICGGGMNPIAFILKNIMITGLLVVLCHKVSRPGVLTLYMLVNYLFSLALTGNMPISVPTLIICALLADLIICYGSRVHRNSAILAGVLFYKLSSVSVGFAWQFLVVREDPRLMLMPLAIVMIGSIGYILGLPVGMKLLKELRHAGIVRN
- a CDS encoding energy-coupling factor transporter transmembrane component T, encoding MQGLFGTRFHTSENALALRLNGWTKLSICILVSVVTLFINHNPAMLVLLSGTTLLAVTQLRPKVILILYLIIALMVLLSIGSAFLLSLAFAKYSPMLENYSLDTMVTPFLRLITVLQLVVVTALSTSPRELLINLKSARLPRFLYLPVLVMLRFVPTFINDLRQINESLKTRNIRITFISIVTHPLLTLRCSVIPLIFRALRASDELAIASEIKGVGHYRKTTSCKSYSFKAADGKMLVTALLLLGTALSMQLAAPKKPSMHGSYFSASRSDSAEVSATPEHTAAAAVTGTGKAVEK
- a CDS encoding ABC transporter ATP-binding protein, whose product is MLKSINCRVKKGQALLVTGPSGCGKSTFMRAANGLVPHFYQGDLRGEISVNGVDVRTKTIPALAADVGSLFQDPEQQFFTLDVESEIAFSHEQRGVEPEKIRATVREIAARLKIEHVLDSSIFSLSEGEKQKTALAATLSLYPDAVLLDEPTANLDHDSTLRLATFVKELKAAGMAIIVVDHRLYWLEGIIDEVLIMQEGSVAKRGPFAMLYNRELRERYGLRHPDIGHLESTIDELPGTEAWTDKAIRVNGLTFAYRGKPPLFVERDFCFPLAKVTAVVGSNGRGKTTLARVLTGLNKLQAGTVAIGAEKVTSHQLRQRSGLVFQNSDHQLFMNSVEREMTVAGMKHPKAERAARAAELLRHFNLHDFASAHPQALSGGQKQRLVIACALMKEPDILILDEPTSGLDGKNLKIIAETLKQIAVSRGTCVIVITHDLELIVDSCDYVINLDTTGDTE